ATTGGTACACTCTGCAGGGTCCTGTAACGGTCTCCTTCTGAAGAAGAAGTCTCTTTCTCCTAGTCAGGGGATTGGTACACTCTGCAGGGTCCTGTAACGGTCTCCTTCTGAAGAAGAAGTCTCTTTCTCCTAGTCAGGGGATTGGTACACTCTGCAGGGTCCTGTAACGGTCTCCTTCTGAAGAAGAAGTCTCTTTCTCCTAGTCAGGGGATTGGTACACTCTGCAGGGTCCTGTAACGATCTCCTTCTGAAGAAGAAGTCTCTTTCTCCTAGTCAGGGGATTGGTACACTCTGCAGGGTCCTGTAACGGTCTCCTTCTGAAGAAGAAGTCTCTTTCCCCTAGTCAGGGGATTGGTACACTCTGCAGGGTCCTGTAACGGTCTCCTTCTGAAGAAGAAGTCTCTTTCTCCTAGTCAGGGGATTGGTACACTCTGCAGGGTCCTGTAACGGTCTCCTTCTGAAGAAGAAGTCTCTTTCTCCTAGTCAGGGGATTGGTACACTCTGCAGGGTCCTGTAACGGTCTCCTTCTGAAGAAGAAGTCTCTTTCTCCTAGTCAGGGGATTGGTACACTCTGCAGGGTCCTGTAACGGTCTCCTTCTGAAGAAGAAGTCTCTTTCTCCTAGTCAGGGGATTGGTACACTCTGCAGGGTCCTGTAACGGTCTCCTTCTGAAGAAGAAGTCTCTTTCTCCTAGTCAGGGGATTGGTACACTCTGCAGGGTCCTGTAACGGTCTCCTTCTGAAGAAGAAGTCTCTTTCTCCTAGTCAGGGGATTGGTACACTCTGCAGGGTCCTGTAACGGTCTCCTTCTGAAGAAGAAGTCTCTTTCTCCTAGTCAGGGGATTGGTACACTCTGCAGGGTCCTGTAACGGTCTCCTTCTGAAGAAGAAGTCTCTTTCTCCTAGTCAGGGGATTGGTACACTCTGCAGGGTCCTGTAACGGTCTCCTTCTGAAGATGAAGTCTCTTTCTCCTAGTCAGGGGATTGGTACACTCTGCAGGGTCCTGTAACGGTCTCCTTCTGAAGAAGAAGTCTCTTTCCCCTAGTCAGGGGATTGGTACACTCTGCAGGGTCCTGTAACGGTCTCCTTCTGAAGAAGAAGTCTCTTTCTCCTAGTCAGGGGATTCGTACACTCTGCAGGGTCCTGTAACGGTCTCCTTCTGAAGAAGAAGTCTCTTTCCCCTAGTCAGGGGGATTGGTACACTCTGCAGGGTCCTGTAACGGTCTCCTTCTGAAGAAGAAGTCTCTTTCTCCTAGTCAGGGGATTGGTACACTCTGCAGGGTCCTGTAACGGTCTCCTTCTGAAGAAGAAGTCTCTTTATCCTAGTCAGGGGATTTGGTACACTCTGCAGGGTCCTGTAACGGTCTCCTTCTGAAGAAGAAGTCTCTTTCTCCTAGTCAGGGGATTGGTATACTCTGCAGGGTCCTGTAACGGTCTCCTTCTGAAGAAGAAGTCTCTTTCTCCTAGTCAGGGGATTGGTACACTCTGCAGGGTCCTGTAAgatgttatgttatgttatgttacagGTTACTGTCCTGTAAGATGTTTTGGGAAAATAAGATTTGAGTGAAGGGGATTGGTAATATCCTGTTTTCTCTTCATGGGGTCCAAACAGGAAAcaaaacattccacagggatgctggtccatgttgactccaatgcttcccacagttgtgtccagttggctggatgtcctttgggtggtggaccatgttgactccaatgcttcccacagttggaccattcttgatacacactggaaacggttgagcgtgaaattgttgcaacccctattaccagcctgttcaacctctctttcgtatcgtctgagattcccatagattggaaagctgcctcttcaaagggggggacactctagacccaaactgctacagacctatatctatcctaccctgtctttctacgGTCTTCgagagccaagttaacaaacagattaccgactatttcgaatcccaccgtaccttctccgctgtgcaatccggtttccgagccggtcacgggtgcacctcagccacgctcaaggtcctaaacgacatcataaccgccatcaataagagacattactgtgcagccgtattcatcgacctggccaaggctttcgactctgtcaatcacaacattcttattggcagactcaacagccttggtttctcaaatgagtgcctcgcctggttcaccaactacttctcaaatagagttcagtatgtcaaatcagagggccggttgtccggacctctggcagtctctatgggggtaccacagggctcaattctcgggccgactctcttctctgtatacatcaatgatgttgctctcgctgctggtgattctctgatacacctctacgcagacgacaccattctgtatacctctggcccttctttggacactgtgttaactaacctccagacgagcttcaatgccatacaactctacttccatggcctccaactgctcttaaatgcaagtaaaactaaatgcatgctcttcaaccgttcgctgcctgcacccgcccgaatggcatcactactctggacgggtctgacttagaatatgtggacaactacaaatacctaggtgtctggttagactgtaaactctccttctagagtcacattaagcatttccaatccaaaattaaatctagaatcggcttcctatttcgcaacaaagcatcattcactcatgctgccaaacataccctcgtaaaactgaccattctaccgatcctcgacttcagtgatatcatttacaaaatagcattcaacactctactcaacaaattggatgcagtctatcacagtgccatccattttgtcaccaaagccccatatactacccaccactgcgacctgtatgctctcgttggctggccctcgcttcatactcgtcgccaaaacccactgactccaggtcatctacaagtctctgctaggtaaagccccgccttatctcaattcactggtcaccatagcagcacccacccgtagcacgcgctccagcaggtatatttcactggtcacccccaaagccaattcctcctttggccgcctctccttccagttctctgctgccaatgactggaacgaactgcaaaaatctctgaagctggagacttaccttcctcactaactttaagcatcagctgtcagagcagctcacagatcactgcacctgtacatagcccatctgtaaatagcccatccaatctacctcatccccatactgtatttatttatctatcttgctcctttggaccccagtatctctacttgcacattcatcttctgcacaccctaccactccagtgtttaattgctatattgtaattactttatcttggccaggtcgcagttgtaaatgagaacttgttctcaactagcctacctggttaaataaagggttagggttatatatataatatacctggttaaataaagggttatatatataatatacctggttaaaagaagggttatatatatataatatacctggctaaataaagggttagggttatatatataatatacctggttaaataaagggttagggttatatatataatatacctggttgaataaagggttagggttatatatataatatacctggttgaataaagggttatatatatataatatacctggttaaattaagggttagggttatatatatataatatacctggttaaataaagggttagggttatatataatatacctggttaaataaagggttatatatataatatacctggttaaataaagggttatatatatataatatacctggttaaataaagggttatatatataatatacgtggttaaataaagggttatatatataatatacctggttaaataaagggttagggtaatatatatataatatacctggttaaataaagggttagggttatatatataatatacctggttaaataaagagttatatatataatatacctggttaaataaagggttagggttatatatataatatacctggttaaataaagggttatatatataatatacctggttaaataaagggttatatatataatatacctggttaaataaagggttatatatataatatacctggttaaataaagggttatatatataatatacctggttaaataaagggttatatatataatatacctggctaaataaagggttatacttatataatatacctggttaaataaagggttatatatataatatacctggttaaataaagggttatatatatatataatatacctggtcaaataaagggttatatatatataatatacctggttgaataaagggttatatatatataatatacctggttaaattaagggttatatatataatatacctggttaaataaagggttagggttatatatatataatatacctggttaaatgaagggttagggttatatatatataatatacctggttgaataaagggttatatatataatatacctggttaaataaagggttatatatatataatatacctggttaaattaagggttatatataatatacctggttaaataaagggttatatatataatatacctggttaaataaagggttatatatataatatacctggttaaataaagggttatatatataatatacctggttaaataaagggttatatatataatacacctggttaaattaagggttatatatataatatacctggttaaataaagggttagggttatatatataatatacctggttaaatgaagggttagggttatatatatataatatacctggttgaataaatgttatatatatataatatacctggttaaattaagggttatatatatataatatacctggttaaataaagggttatatacagtggggagaacaagtatttgaaacactgccgattttgcaggttttcctacttacaaagcatgtagaggtctgtcatttttatcataggtacacttcaaatgtgagagacggaatctctctctcagaaaatcacattgtatgatttttaagtaattaatttgcattttattgcatgagataagtatttgatacatcagaaaagcagaacttaatatttgttacagaaacctttgtttgcaattacagagatcatacatttcatgtagttcttgaccaggtttgcacacactgcagcagggattttggcccactcctccatacagaccatctccagatccttcaggtttcggggctgtcgctgggcaatatggactttcagctccctccaaagattttctattgggttcaggtctggagactggctaggccactcggACTGAGACAGACCTACTGGGACAGACCTACTAGGACAGACCTACTGAGACAGACCTACTGAGACAGACCTACTGAGACAGACCTACTGAGACAGACCTACTGAGACAGACCAACTGAGACAGACCTACTGAGACAGACTTACTGAGACGGACCAACTGAGACAGACCTACTGAGACAGACCTACTTAGACAGACCAACTGGGACAGACCTACTGAGACAGACCTACTGAGACAGAACTACTGGGACAGACCTACTGGGACAAACCCTGgagtcagactgagacagacCTACTGAGACAGACCTACTGAGGCAGACCTACTGGGACAGACCCTGgagtcagactgagacagacCTATTGAGACAGACCTACTGAGACAGACCTACTGAGACAGACCTACTGAGACAGACCTACTGAGACACACCCACTCAGACAGACCAACTGGGACAGACCTACTGAGACAGACCAACTGGGACAGACCTACTGAGACAGACCTACTGAGACAGACCTACTGAGGCAGACCTACTGAGGCAGACCTACTGAGACAGACCTACTGAGACAGATCTACTGAGACAGACCTACTGAGACAGACCTACTGAGACAGACCTACTGGGACAGACCTACTGAGACAGACCTACTGAGGCAGACCTACTGAGGCAGACCTACTGAGACAGACCTACTGGGACAGACCTACTGAGACAGAGAAATACTGAGACAGATCTACTGAGACAGATCTACTGAGACAGACCTACTGAGACAGACCTACTGAGACACACCCACTCAGACAGACCAACTGGGACAGACCTACTGAGACAGATCAACTGGGACAGACCCTGGAgtcacagtgagacagacctACTGAGGCAGACCTACTGAGACAGAGAAACACTGAGACAGACCTACTGAGACAGACCTACTGAGACAGACCCTGGAgtcacagtgagacagacctACTGAGTCAGACCTACTGAGACAGAGAAACACTGAGACAGACCTACTGGGACAGACCCTGgagtcagactgagacagacCTACTGAGGCAGACCTACTGAGACAGACCTACTGGGACAGACCTTGgagtcagactgagacagacCTACTGAGGCAGACCTACTGAGACAGACCTACTGAGACAGAACTACTGAGGCAGACCTACTGAGGCAGAGAAACACTGAGACAGAGAAACACTGAGACAGAGAAACACTGAGACAGAGACCAACTGAGACAGACCTACTGAGACAGACCTACTGAGACAGACCAACTGAGACAGACCCTGgagtcagactgagacagacCTACTGAGGCAGACCTACTGAGACAGACCTACTGAGACAGAACTACTGAGACAGACCTACTAGGACAGACCTACTGAGACAGACCTACTGAGACAGACCTACTGAGACAGACCTACTGGGACAGACCTACTGAGACAGATCTACTGAGACAGACCTACTGAGACAGAACTACTGGGACAAACCTACTGGGACAGACCTACTGAGGCAGACCTACTGAGACAGACCTACTGAGACAGACCTACTGAGACAGACATACTGAGACAAACCTACTGAGACAGTCCTACTGAGACAGACCAACTGGGACAGACCTACTGAGACAGACCTACTGAGACAGACCAACTGGGACAGACCTACTGGGACAGACCTACTGAGGCAGACCTACTGAGACAGACCTACTGAGGCAGACCTACTGAGACAGAGAAACACTGAGACAGACCTACTGAGACAGAGAAACACTGAGACAGAGAAACACTGAGACAGAGAAacactgagacagagacacactgagacagagaaacACTGGGACAGAGAGTTATGGTTAGGACAGTCCGtctgtgagggttagggttaggacagtcaGTGTGTGAGGGTTAGGACAGTCAGTCTGTGAGGGTTAGGACAGTCAGtctgtgagggttagggttaggacagtcagtctgtgagggttagggttaggacagtcaGTCTGTGAGGGTTAGGACAGTCAGTCTGTGAGGGTTAGGACAGCCAGTCTGTGAGGGTTAGGACAGTCAGTCTGTGAGGGTTAGGACAGTCAGTCTGTGAGGGTTAGGACAGTCTGTCTGTGAGGGTTAGGACAGTCTGTCTGTGAGGGTCTGGGACATTCAGTCTGTGAGGGTTAGGACAGTCAGTCTGTGAGGGTTAGGACAGTCAGTCTGTGAGGGTTAGGACAGTCAGTCTGTGAGGGTTAGGACAGTCAGTCTGTGAGGGTTAGGACAGTCAGTCTGTGAGGGTTAGGACAGTCAGTCTGTGAGGGTTAGGACAGTCAGTCTGTGAGGGTTAGGACAGTCAGTCTGTGAGGGTCTGGCTGTTCAAGGCTGAATTGAGTCCCTTATAATGTTGATGTTGTTTTAAAAAGGTTCCTCCTCTAAAAGTCAAAATGGTGTGAGATTTGGTTTCAAGCCCTTTTAGCTTTCAACTAGACACTGATTACACAGGTAGATAAGACCACcacactgctctgtgtgtgtgtgtgtgtgtgtgtgtgtgtgtgtgtgtgtgtgtgtgtgtgtgtgtgtgtgtgtgtgtgtgtgtgtgtgtgtgtgtgtgtgtgtgtgtgtgtgtgtgtgtgtgtgtgtgtgtgtgacagcactccactgttccctggtagagGTTCCATTaggtgcctctcctctctcttgttgcCGGGCGCTACTGTACACTGTTGTGTTTGTCCAACTCCTGCTGTCAAAtattgaccacacacacacacacacacacacacacacacacacacacacacacacacacacacacacacacacacacacacacacacacacacacacatagagcagGGAAACAGCCTCACACTCCCTCATAAATACAGAGAATGCTGAGAGAGACCTTGGAGTCACAGTGAGGCAGACCTACTGAGACAGACCTACAGCCCCAGGCCAGCCCAGAACCGGCCCAGGACACTACAGACCCAGAACCGGCCCAGTCCACAACAGACCCAGGCCAGCCCAGAACCGGCCCTGTCTACTACAGACTCAGAACCGGCCCAGTCTACTACAGACCCAGAACCGGCCCAGCCCACTACAGCCCCAGGCCAGCCCAGAACCGGCCCTGTCTACTACAGACTCAGAACCGGCCCAGTCTACTACAGCCCCAGGCCAGCCCAGAACCGGCCCAGTCTACTACAGCCCCAGGCCAGCCCAGAACCGGCCCAGTCCACTACAGACTCAGAACCGGCCCAGTCTACTACAGACCCAGAACCGGCCCAGTCCACTACAGACTCAGAACCAGCCCAGGCCAGCGGACAGgacagagaggtgaggagagtgtgGAGGGTTCAGAACGAGGCCTGCGAGGACTgctcagttctgattggtgttctgtctctgtcctcagttctgattggtagtctctctctgtcctcagttctgattggtgttctgtctctgtcctcagttctgatttgtgttctgtctctgtcctctgttctgattggtgttctgtctctgtcctcagttctgattggtgttctgtctctgtcctcagttctgattggtgttctctctctgtcctcagttctgattggtgttctgtctctatcctcagttctgattggtgttctgtctctgtcctcagttctgattggtgttctctctctgtcctcggtTCTGATAATATTCATGTCAAGATGGCGGCGGGTGTCATCAGAACCTTCCGTCTCTCAGCCACTCCCTCCTGCTATCTACCCATGATCCTCCAACATTCCCTcatggatgaggaggaggaggaggaggaagaggaggaggaggaggaggaggaggaggaagaggaggtaagTCCTTACAGCTCTTTTTAAACTTCTGACCTTTATCTCTGATATAAAGGTGTCGTATTGATTTGACTGTTGTGTGCATATAAAataaatgattattattattaatattattattaggagagggaggaagaggaaggtgatgaggaggaggaagcttTCTCAAGCCCCGCCCCTTGCTCGTCAGAtctgaccaatcagctgcttcgGTTCGCTGACACCATCAGCCGGGACGTCATGCGGTATTTTGGCTGTCGCCACGACGACCCTGACGCCTGTGACATCTACAGCGACAATGACCGCGTCTCCACGGCAACAAGCGGACGACGGCGTTACTACGATGACCTGGTTAGGACGGCAACGGGAAGCTCCGAGTCTGTGTCTAGGGCCGACAGTCGCCAAGGACCGTGTGTTTCTGTTGCCGGGGGCGACGGAAGTCTGGGTCCGTTGGCCGAGTTGTTTGACTGTCGGATCGGGCCGAGCCAGGGACCATGTCGTCCAATGAACATGAGACACCTCCCTCTCAGCTTCTGGAACGAGCCAATCCCCTGCCTCGCTGTGGGCACGCTCATTAGCGCTGACAATACACGCACGCGCCACAATACGCACTCGCTTGACAACACGCACTCacacgacaacacacacacacacccggacTTCAGTGACCTGCTTGCTTACTGGGACCCCAATCCTGACCTGACGctcaccgacctcacacacacaccgatctgacggggaagacaccgacctcacacacatccagacaccgatctgacggggaacacaccgacctgacggggaacacaccgacctgacggggaacacaccgatctgacggggaacacaccgacctcacacacatccacacaccgaTCTGACgaggaacacaccgacctgacggggaacacaccgatctgacggggaacacaccgacctcacacacatccagacaccgatctgacggggaacacaccgacctcacacacatccagacaccgatctgacggggaacacaccgacctgacggggaacacaccgatctgacggggaacacaccgacctcacacacatccagacaccgatctgacggggaacacaccgacctcacacacatccagacaccgatctgacggggaacacaccgacctcacacacatccagacaccgatctgacggggaacacaccgatctgacggggaacacaccgacctgacggggaacacaccgacctcacacacatccagacaccgatctgacggggaacacaccgacctcacacacatccagacaccgatctgacggggaacacaccgacctcacacacatccagacaccgatctgacggggaacacaccgacctgacggggaacacaccgacctgacggggaacacaccgacctcacacacatccagacaccgatctgacggggaacacaccgacctcacacacatccagacaccgatctgacggggaacacaccgacctcacacacatccagacaccgatctgacggggaacacaccgacctcacacacatccacacaccgatctgacggggaacacaccgacctgacggggaacacaccg
This genomic stretch from Salvelinus fontinalis isolate EN_2023a unplaced genomic scaffold, ASM2944872v1 scaffold_0037, whole genome shotgun sequence harbors:
- the LOC129842399 gene encoding protein PERCC1-like, producing the protein MVEADLLRQTYSPRPAQNRPRTLQTQNRPSPQQTQASPEPALSTTDSEPAQSTTDPEPAQPTTAPGQPRTGPVYYRLRTGPVYYSPRPAQNRPSLLQPQASPEPAQSTTDSEPAQSTTDPEPAQSTTDSEPAQASGQDREEGDEEEEAFSSPAPCSSDLTNQLLRFADTISRDVMRYFGCRHDDPDACDIYSDNDRVSTATSGRRRYYDDLVRTATGSSESVSRADSRQGPCVSVAGGDGSLGPLAELFDCRIGPSQGPCRPMNMRHLPLSFWNEPIPCLAVGTLISADNTRTRHNTHSLDNTHSHDNTHTHPDFSDLLAYWDPNPDLTLTDL